The following are encoded in a window of Kitasatospora sp. NBC_01250 genomic DNA:
- a CDS encoding phosphopantetheine-binding protein, with protein MTRSGLAPLTAAEAMDLLDRALGSGEPVVAALRIEPAALGEGAPALLRGLAPRPVRRAVTAAPAVPTLAAPAPGGPAAPGPLALDALVAEQTAWVLGHRDPAAVDPRKPFTELGFDSLTAVELRNRLAAATGRRLPAALVFDHPTPAALVGFLTTLLAPPADPGAELDRIERMVREEALDEAARDSLADRLRALLATVTSLGGPAPAAAAAPVGDPADVLQATTLSEVFDLIDREIGQ; from the coding sequence ATGACCCGCTCGGGCCTGGCCCCGCTCACCGCGGCCGAGGCGATGGACCTGCTCGACCGGGCGCTGGGCAGCGGCGAGCCGGTGGTGGCCGCGCTGCGGATCGAGCCGGCCGCGCTCGGCGAGGGGGCACCGGCGCTGCTGCGCGGCCTGGCGCCCCGCCCGGTCCGCCGGGCCGTCACCGCCGCCCCGGCCGTGCCCACCCTGGCCGCGCCCGCCCCCGGCGGCCCGGCCGCGCCCGGCCCGCTCGCGCTGGACGCGCTGGTCGCCGAGCAGACCGCCTGGGTGCTCGGCCACCGCGACCCGGCCGCGGTCGACCCCCGCAAGCCCTTCACCGAGCTGGGCTTCGACTCGCTCACCGCCGTCGAGCTGCGCAACCGGCTCGCCGCCGCCACCGGGCGGCGGCTGCCGGCGGCCCTGGTCTTCGACCACCCGACCCCGGCCGCCCTGGTCGGCTTCCTCACCACGCTGCTCGCCCCGCCGGCCGACCCCGGCGCCGAGTTGGACCGCATCGAGCGGATGGTCCGCGAGGAGGCGCTGGACGAGGCGGCCCGGGACAGCCTGGCCGACCGGCTGCGGGCCCTGCTCGCCACCGTCACCTCCCTCGGCGGACCGGCCCCGGCCGCCGCCGCGGCCCCCGTCGGCGACCCGGCCGACGTGCTCCAAGCCACCACGCTCAGCGAAGTCTTCGACCTCATCGATCGGGAGATCGGCCAGTGA
- a CDS encoding cytochrome P450 — translation MTRHDDIRSILGDPRFSSDMTQPGYPRFFVPGERQPGAFVAMDPPDHTRYRRTVASWFTSRAAERLRPRIQEMVDGLLDDLLAGPPAADLVARFASPLPAMVICEFLGVPYPDRDKFGGWILALIEREGAPEELAQALTDLFAYMYELVAAKEAEPTDDLLGQLAGNEIRNGELTQQEVVVIGLMLLSAGFDTTASSISLSVLALLENPAQAERLVADPSLVPGAVEELLRHQNVLQYGIGRVAAEDVELRGQLIRAGEGVVLLTPSAARDADAYPDPDTLDVGREGVDPMTFGHGIHNCVGKFLARVELQVAIGTLFSRLPGLRLVTPVTELPFRDGSMVYSPRELPVTW, via the coding sequence GTGACCCGGCACGACGACATCCGGTCGATTCTCGGCGATCCGCGCTTCAGCTCGGACATGACGCAGCCCGGGTATCCGCGCTTCTTCGTGCCGGGGGAGCGCCAGCCGGGCGCCTTCGTCGCGATGGACCCGCCGGACCACACCCGCTACCGCAGAACGGTGGCGTCCTGGTTCACCAGCCGGGCCGCGGAGCGGCTGCGGCCGCGGATCCAGGAGATGGTGGACGGGCTCCTCGACGACCTGCTCGCGGGGCCGCCGGCGGCCGACCTGGTCGCCCGCTTCGCCTCGCCGCTGCCGGCCATGGTGATCTGCGAGTTCCTCGGGGTGCCCTACCCGGACCGGGACAAGTTCGGCGGCTGGATCCTCGCGCTGATCGAACGCGAGGGCGCGCCCGAGGAGTTGGCCCAGGCGCTGACCGACCTCTTCGCCTACATGTACGAGTTGGTGGCGGCCAAGGAGGCCGAGCCCACCGACGACCTGCTCGGGCAGCTGGCCGGCAACGAGATCCGCAACGGCGAACTGACGCAGCAGGAGGTCGTCGTGATCGGCCTGATGCTGCTCTCGGCCGGCTTCGACACCACCGCCAGCTCGATCTCGCTCAGCGTGCTCGCGCTGCTGGAGAACCCGGCGCAGGCCGAGCGCCTCGTCGCCGACCCGTCGTTGGTGCCCGGCGCGGTCGAGGAACTGCTGCGCCATCAGAACGTGCTGCAGTACGGCATCGGCCGGGTCGCGGCCGAGGACGTCGAGCTGCGCGGGCAGCTGATCCGGGCCGGTGAGGGCGTGGTCCTGCTGACCCCCTCCGCGGCCCGGGACGCGGACGCCTATCCGGATCCCGACACCCTCGACGTCGGCCGGGAGGGGGTGGACCCGATGACCTTCGGGCACGGCATCCACAACTGCGTCGGCAAGTTCCTGGCCCGGGTCGAGCTGCAGGTCGCCATCGGCACCCTCTTCAGCCGGCTCCCCGGCCTGCGGCTGGTCACCCCGGTGACCGAACTGCCGTTCCGCGACGGCTCCATGGTGTACAGCCCGCGCGAACTGCCGGTCACCTGGTGA
- a CDS encoding beta-ketoacyl reductase, with translation MAEEGDQADHLARRGLRALDPEAALRALRAAVEGTGAEVTVADVDWDRFLPAFTAARPAPLLAALGRPAHQPDDPAEGAADQAADGASETLRRELRALGAPQRAAQVRSVVRAEVARALGHRGERTVGLETPFSELGMDSLAAVDLRGALNARTGVTLPVTVVFERPSVQALTAHLLELLDDAGQEAGQGGEPPTGEEARIRAVLASLPLARLRQAGLLDRLLDLADDGSATAPRTAPATDPVVGEPESGIDTMDLDDLVRAALDGDSR, from the coding sequence ATGGCCGAGGAGGGGGACCAGGCCGACCACCTGGCCCGGCGCGGCCTGCGCGCGCTCGACCCGGAGGCCGCACTGCGGGCGCTGCGCGCGGCCGTGGAGGGCACCGGCGCCGAGGTGACCGTCGCCGACGTGGACTGGGACCGGTTCCTGCCCGCCTTCACCGCCGCCCGCCCCGCGCCCCTGCTGGCCGCCCTCGGCAGGCCGGCCCACCAGCCCGACGATCCGGCCGAGGGGGCCGCCGACCAGGCCGCCGACGGCGCGTCGGAGACGCTGCGGCGCGAACTGCGCGCCCTCGGCGCCCCGCAACGGGCCGCCCAGGTGCGCTCGGTGGTCCGCGCCGAGGTCGCCAGGGCGCTCGGCCACCGGGGCGAGCGGACCGTCGGCCTGGAGACGCCGTTCTCCGAGCTCGGCATGGACTCGCTCGCCGCCGTCGACCTGCGCGGCGCCCTCAACGCCCGCACCGGGGTGACGCTGCCCGTCACGGTGGTCTTCGAACGGCCCTCCGTCCAGGCGCTCACCGCCCACCTGCTGGAGCTGCTCGACGACGCCGGGCAGGAGGCCGGGCAGGGCGGCGAGCCGCCGACCGGCGAGGAGGCCAGGATCCGCGCCGTGCTGGCGTCCCTGCCGCTCGCCCGGCTGCGGCAGGCGGGCCTGCTCGACCGGCTGCTCGACCTGGCGGACGACGGCTCCGCCACCGCGCCCCGCACCGCTCCCGCCACCGACCCCGTCGTCGGCGAGCCGGAGAGCGGCATCGACACCATGGACCTCGACGACCTGGTCCGCGCCGCTCTCGACGGCGATTCCCGCTGA
- a CDS encoding cytochrome P450 — protein sequence MSAEVESTFPQARPAGCPMDLAPQYGRWQEGQGLVRVRPPVGDPVWLVTRHEDVRRVLADVRFSSDMTAAGYPKLFVPPLILPGAFIALDPPEHTRLRAMLTGEFTTRRMQALRPKVQAIVDGALEELLAGPAPADLVTAFARPVAAVVICELLGVPAADQRLFLGWTETLHRRDVPPAAHQEANEALFGYMDALVARKSAEPTDDLIGRLVVERVRTGELSHGELVAFALLLLAGGLDTSANVIGLSTLSLLLDRSQWTALAAEPALLDGAVEEMLRFHTITQWGIGRAATTDLEVGGTTVRAGEGVILLLPAANRDPSVFAEPDRFDVRREARGHLTLGHGVHHCIGQGLARLELQVAMGTLVRRLPELALAVPQADVGFQDDMFVYGVHGLPVTW from the coding sequence GTGAGCGCCGAGGTGGAGTCCACGTTCCCGCAGGCGCGCCCGGCCGGGTGTCCGATGGACCTCGCGCCGCAGTACGGCCGGTGGCAGGAGGGGCAGGGGCTGGTCAGGGTGCGCCCGCCGGTCGGCGACCCGGTCTGGCTGGTCACCCGCCACGAGGACGTCCGCAGGGTCCTCGCGGACGTGCGGTTCAGCTCCGACATGACCGCGGCCGGCTACCCGAAGCTCTTCGTGCCGCCGCTGATCCTGCCGGGGGCGTTCATCGCGCTGGATCCGCCCGAGCACACCCGTCTGCGGGCCATGCTGACGGGCGAGTTCACCACCCGCCGGATGCAGGCGCTGCGCCCCAAGGTGCAGGCGATCGTGGACGGCGCGCTGGAGGAGCTGCTGGCCGGCCCCGCCCCGGCCGACCTGGTCACCGCCTTCGCCCGGCCGGTCGCCGCGGTGGTGATCTGCGAGCTGCTCGGGGTCCCGGCCGCCGACCAGCGGCTCTTCCTGGGCTGGACGGAGACGCTGCACCGCCGCGACGTGCCGCCCGCGGCCCACCAGGAGGCCAACGAGGCGCTGTTCGGCTACATGGACGCCCTGGTCGCCCGCAAGTCCGCGGAGCCGACGGACGATCTGATCGGCCGCCTGGTGGTCGAGCGGGTCCGCACCGGCGAGCTGAGCCACGGTGAACTGGTGGCCTTCGCGCTGCTGTTGCTGGCCGGCGGGCTGGACACCTCGGCCAACGTGATCGGCCTGAGCACCCTGTCGCTGCTGCTCGACCGGTCGCAGTGGACGGCGCTGGCCGCCGAACCCGCGCTGCTGGACGGCGCGGTGGAGGAGATGCTGCGCTTCCACACCATCACCCAGTGGGGGATCGGCCGTGCGGCCACCACCGACCTGGAGGTGGGCGGCACGACGGTGCGGGCGGGCGAGGGCGTCATCCTGCTGCTGCCCGCGGCCAACCGCGACCCGTCGGTCTTCGCCGAGCCGGACCGGTTCGACGTGCGCCGCGAGGCGCGCGGGCACCTGACCCTCGGCCACGGCGTGCACCACTGCATCGGCCAGGGGCTGGCCCGGCTGGAGCTCCAGGTGGCGATGGGCACCCTGGTGCGGCGGCTGCCGGAGCTGGCGCTCGCCGTCCCGCAGGCCGACGTCGGCTTCCAGGACGACATGTTCGTCTACGGCGTGCACGGCCTGCCGGTCACCTGGTGA